Proteins encoded within one genomic window of Saccharopolyspora pogona:
- the otsB gene encoding trehalose-phosphatase has protein sequence MALTAEALPAELRRVIVQLARTPRLLVACDYDGTLAPIVADPTQAKPLPESVHALRSLAALPATTTAVISGRALRDLATLSRLPAEVYLVGSHGSEFDVGFVHELEPEATQLRTELQIALQDIVRGKPGVMLENKPASVAVHVRRAEPALAEEVLETVRNGPASWEGVQVTEGKAVVELAVVQTDKGNALDALRHQVGATAAVFLGDDVTDEKAFARLHGPDLGIKVGDGDTLAPYRIGSTTEVATVLAFLMEERRTWLYGEQAPPIERLTMLSNERTVGLLTPDARLTWMCHPGPDSAAVFADLLGGPGAGHFTIRPQGGNGAQRSPLPLGQRYVPNTMIVETRWSRLLVTDYLAHGTDSHRTDLVRVISGSTRAAVEFAPRPEFGQVPVRLTAEAGGLRVLGTSEPMVLYSPGVQWAITSDGMHESAHAVVDPTEDSPLVLELRCGTDDLSPTRTEVDRRLEADRYWSEWMKTLSLPEVERDLVARSALTLRGLCNSDTGGIMAAATTSLPEEIGGVRNWDYRYCWLRDGAMTAQALVTLGSTAEAEAFLNWLHRVLETLPGPERLHPLYTLQGTGLGPEAVIDSLPGYAGSRPVRVGNLADQQVQLDVFGPVVELVAHLAQATSRVRDVDWELVMAMAEAVSHRWAEPDHGIWEERDVPRHHVYSKVMCWVTLDRALKLATAYGREADPSWEPLRDQIAQDVVKNGWHPDVQAFTTAYEGSDLDAASLHVGLSGLIDPSDERFQATVTAIEAELRSGSTVYRYRRDDGLPGDEGGFHLCAAWLIEAYLLIGRRTEAEELFQQIVDTAGPTGLLSEEYDPIAERSLGNHPQAYSHLGLIRCAQLLST, from the coding sequence ATGGCGTTGACCGCCGAAGCCCTGCCTGCCGAGCTGCGCCGCGTGATCGTGCAGCTCGCGCGGACACCTCGACTTCTGGTCGCCTGCGACTACGACGGCACCCTAGCCCCCATCGTGGCGGACCCGACCCAGGCCAAACCGCTGCCCGAATCGGTGCACGCCCTGCGGTCGCTGGCCGCGCTGCCGGCGACCACCACGGCGGTGATTTCCGGCCGCGCGCTGCGCGACCTGGCCACCCTGTCCCGCCTGCCCGCCGAGGTCTACCTGGTCGGCAGCCACGGTTCCGAGTTCGACGTCGGGTTCGTGCACGAGCTCGAACCCGAGGCCACCCAGCTGCGCACCGAACTGCAGATCGCGCTGCAGGACATCGTGCGCGGCAAGCCCGGCGTCATGCTGGAGAACAAACCCGCCAGCGTCGCCGTGCACGTCCGGCGCGCCGAGCCCGCCCTGGCCGAGGAGGTGCTGGAGACCGTCCGAAACGGCCCGGCGTCCTGGGAAGGCGTGCAGGTCACCGAGGGCAAGGCGGTCGTCGAGCTCGCCGTGGTGCAGACCGACAAGGGCAACGCGCTGGACGCGCTGCGCCACCAGGTCGGCGCCACCGCGGCGGTCTTCCTCGGCGACGACGTCACCGACGAGAAGGCCTTCGCCCGGCTGCACGGCCCCGACCTGGGCATCAAGGTCGGTGACGGGGACACGCTGGCGCCGTACCGGATCGGCAGCACCACCGAGGTCGCCACCGTGCTGGCGTTCCTGATGGAGGAGCGGCGCACCTGGCTGTACGGCGAGCAGGCCCCGCCGATCGAGCGGCTGACGATGCTGTCCAACGAGCGCACCGTCGGCCTGCTCACCCCGGACGCGCGGCTGACCTGGATGTGCCACCCCGGCCCGGACTCGGCGGCGGTGTTCGCCGACCTGCTGGGCGGCCCCGGCGCGGGCCACTTCACGATCCGCCCGCAGGGCGGCAACGGTGCCCAGCGCAGCCCGCTGCCGCTGGGCCAGCGGTACGTGCCGAACACCATGATCGTGGAAACCCGCTGGTCGCGGCTGCTGGTCACGGACTACCTCGCGCACGGCACCGACAGCCACCGCACCGACCTGGTCCGGGTGATCAGCGGCAGCACCCGCGCGGCCGTGGAGTTCGCGCCGCGCCCGGAGTTCGGGCAGGTGCCGGTGCGGCTGACCGCCGAGGCGGGCGGGCTGCGGGTGCTCGGCACCTCGGAGCCGATGGTCCTTTACTCGCCCGGCGTGCAGTGGGCGATCACCTCCGACGGCATGCACGAGTCCGCGCATGCGGTCGTCGACCCGACCGAGGACAGCCCGCTCGTGCTCGAGCTGCGCTGCGGCACCGACGACCTGTCGCCGACACGCACCGAGGTGGACCGCCGGCTGGAGGCCGACCGGTACTGGTCGGAATGGATGAAGACCCTGTCGCTGCCCGAGGTGGAACGCGACCTGGTCGCCCGCTCCGCGCTGACGCTGCGCGGGCTGTGCAACTCCGACACCGGCGGGATCATGGCCGCCGCCACCACCTCGCTGCCGGAGGAGATCGGCGGCGTCCGCAACTGGGACTACCGGTACTGCTGGCTGCGGGACGGCGCGATGACCGCGCAGGCGCTGGTCACCCTCGGCTCCACGGCCGAGGCCGAGGCGTTCCTGAACTGGCTGCACCGGGTGCTGGAGACGCTGCCCGGCCCGGAGCGGCTGCACCCGCTGTACACGCTGCAGGGCACCGGGCTCGGGCCGGAAGCCGTCATCGACAGCCTGCCCGGCTACGCCGGTTCGCGGCCGGTCCGCGTCGGCAACCTCGCCGACCAGCAGGTGCAGCTCGACGTGTTCGGCCCCGTGGTGGAGCTGGTCGCGCACCTCGCGCAGGCCACCAGCCGGGTCCGGGACGTGGACTGGGAGCTGGTCATGGCGATGGCCGAGGCCGTTTCGCACCGCTGGGCCGAGCCCGACCACGGCATCTGGGAAGAGCGCGACGTGCCGCGCCACCACGTGTACTCCAAGGTCATGTGCTGGGTGACGCTGGACCGGGCGCTGAAGCTGGCCACCGCGTACGGCCGCGAGGCCGACCCGTCGTGGGAGCCGCTGCGCGACCAGATCGCCCAGGACGTGGTCAAGAACGGCTGGCACCCGGACGTGCAGGCGTTCACCACCGCCTACGAGGGATCGGACCTGGACGCGGCGTCCCTGCACGTCGGTCTGTCCGGGCTGATCGACCCGTCCGACGAGCGGTTCCAGGCGACCGTCACGGCGATCGAGGCGGAGCTGCGCAGCGGGTCCACCGTGTACCGCTACCGCCGCGACGACGGGCTGCCCGGCGATGAGGGCGGCTTCCACCTGTGCGCCGCCTGGCTGATCGAGGCGTACCTGCTGATCGGCCGGCGCACCGAGGCGGAGGAGCTGTTCCAGCAGATCGTCGACACGGCGGGCCCGACGGGGCTGCTGTCCGAGGAGTACGACCCGATCGCGGAGCGCTCCCTCGGCAACCACCCGCAGGCCTACTCCCACCTCGGCCTGATCCGCTGCGCCCAGCTGCTGTCGACGTAG
- a CDS encoding alpha,alpha-trehalose-phosphate synthase (UDP-forming) has protein sequence MSKGSTPDRADFVVVANRLPVDLERLDDGTERWKHSPGGLVTALEPFLRARRGAWVGWPGVADIEVEPFADDDLQLHPVRLSAAEFAEYYEGFSNATLWPLYHDVVVPPVYTRSWWNAYRRVNRRFAEAAAEVSAEGATVWVQDYQLQLVPAMLRELRPDLRIGFFLHIPFPPVELFMQLPWRTEIVRGLLGADLVGFHRPGGAQNFLWLARRLAGFEPSRGQVGVRSRTGVVQVGDRTVRVGAFPISIAATGLDRLARTKEIQQRVKTLRAELGNPKKIMLGVDRLDYTKGIDVRLHAMHELLAEGHTKAEDVTMIQIATPSRERIEHYKQMREDIEREVGRINGEFGRVGHPAVHYLHTSVARKDLVTFYCAADVMVVTPVRDGMNLVCKEYVACRYDLGGALVLSEFAGAAAELTSAFLVNPHNLDGVKDALLAALDIDEAEGRRRMRALRRQVLTHDVDRWARSFLEALGTPLAE, from the coding sequence GTGAGCAAGGGCAGCACGCCCGATCGAGCGGATTTCGTCGTGGTCGCGAATCGGCTGCCGGTGGATCTGGAACGCCTCGACGACGGCACGGAGCGCTGGAAGCACAGCCCCGGCGGGCTGGTCACCGCCCTGGAGCCGTTCCTGCGCGCCCGGCGCGGCGCGTGGGTCGGCTGGCCCGGGGTCGCCGACATCGAGGTCGAACCGTTCGCCGACGACGACCTGCAGCTGCACCCGGTGCGGCTGTCGGCGGCCGAATTCGCCGAGTACTACGAGGGATTCTCCAACGCCACGCTGTGGCCGCTGTACCACGACGTGGTCGTTCCACCGGTGTACACCCGCTCCTGGTGGAACGCCTACCGGCGGGTGAACCGGCGCTTCGCCGAGGCCGCCGCCGAGGTCAGCGCCGAGGGCGCGACGGTCTGGGTGCAGGACTACCAACTGCAGCTCGTCCCGGCGATGCTCCGCGAACTCCGGCCCGACCTGCGGATCGGGTTCTTCCTGCACATCCCCTTCCCGCCGGTCGAGCTGTTCATGCAGCTGCCGTGGCGCACCGAGATCGTGCGCGGGCTGCTTGGCGCCGACCTGGTCGGCTTCCACCGGCCCGGCGGTGCGCAGAACTTCCTGTGGCTGGCCCGCCGGTTGGCCGGTTTCGAACCCAGCCGCGGCCAGGTCGGGGTCCGGTCCCGCACCGGCGTGGTGCAGGTCGGCGACCGCACCGTGCGGGTCGGCGCGTTCCCGATCTCCATCGCCGCCACCGGACTCGACCGGCTGGCACGCACCAAGGAAATCCAGCAGCGCGTCAAGACGCTGCGCGCCGAGCTCGGCAACCCGAAGAAGATCATGCTCGGCGTCGACCGCCTCGACTACACCAAGGGCATCGACGTGCGGCTGCACGCGATGCACGAGCTGCTCGCCGAGGGCCACACCAAGGCCGAGGACGTGACGATGATCCAGATCGCCACGCCCAGCCGGGAACGCATCGAGCACTACAAGCAGATGCGCGAGGACATCGAGCGCGAGGTTGGGCGGATCAACGGCGAATTCGGCCGCGTCGGCCACCCCGCGGTGCATTACCTGCACACCTCGGTGGCCCGCAAGGACCTGGTGACCTTCTACTGCGCCGCCGACGTCATGGTGGTGACGCCGGTGCGGGACGGCATGAACCTGGTATGCAAGGAATACGTGGCCTGCCGGTACGACCTGGGCGGTGCACTGGTGTTGAGCGAGTTCGCCGGTGCTGCGGCGGAGCTCACGAGTGCATTCCTGGTGAATCCGCATAACCTGGACGGTGTGAAGGACGCGTTGCTCGCGGCCCTCGACATCGACGAGGCCGAGGGACGCCGTAGGATGCGCGCACTGCGTAGGCAAGTGCTCACGCACGATGTCGACCGCTGGGCCCGGTCGTTCCTCGAAGCACTGGGCACACCGCTTGCGGAGTAG
- a CDS encoding threonine/serine exporter family protein, translated as MGITQRARGVLRRRDPELTIPPGSRNVVYGPALPNESTVHLVLDLGLRIGEVQMASGAGASDVTATIIAVVTAYGLPHTEVDVVYTSITVSSYRGTDLPPITSLRVVRNRSLDYTRLTDVEALLRRITANELTAAEAYAELDRITTAPHPFPRWVATLSWAGMAASLAVLLGGGSTPLLPLVAAGATALVDRVGRLLNKRSLPFFFQQAVGGALATAVALGCYATGLLDNAALAIAASIIVLLSGMTVVGSMQDAITGYNVTAAGRIAELALMSAGLIAGVVLSLYIGMRIGGDSVGSLDAQALGRAEVLAPALHLPVQMLAGASTSACFALASYAPPRPLLAGGIGGAVAAAVHALLTLADVHSVLAGAVATTVVGFIGGLIARRLRIPALVIAVSGVAPLLPGLATYRGLYELSVLGSPTGVATLMLAVATGLALGAGVVLGEYLAQPVRTRLGRLERRFSGPRMSGPLRPAKRRLD; from the coding sequence GTGGGAATTACGCAGCGCGCCCGCGGTGTGCTGCGGCGGCGCGACCCGGAGCTCACCATCCCGCCGGGATCTCGCAACGTCGTCTACGGGCCGGCACTGCCCAACGAATCCACCGTCCACCTCGTTCTGGACCTCGGGCTTCGCATCGGCGAGGTGCAGATGGCCAGCGGGGCAGGCGCCTCGGACGTGACCGCGACGATCATCGCCGTGGTCACCGCCTACGGTCTGCCGCACACCGAGGTCGACGTGGTCTACACGTCGATCACGGTGTCGAGCTACCGGGGCACCGACCTGCCGCCGATCACGTCGCTGCGGGTGGTCCGCAACCGCTCCCTCGACTACACGCGCCTCACGGACGTCGAAGCGCTGCTGCGGCGGATCACCGCCAACGAGCTGACCGCCGCCGAGGCCTACGCCGAGCTGGACCGGATCACCACGGCGCCGCACCCGTTCCCTCGCTGGGTCGCAACGCTGTCCTGGGCGGGCATGGCCGCCTCGCTGGCCGTGCTGCTCGGCGGCGGCTCCACCCCACTGCTGCCGCTGGTCGCCGCCGGTGCCACCGCGCTGGTGGACCGCGTCGGGCGGCTGCTGAACAAACGCTCGTTGCCGTTCTTCTTCCAACAAGCCGTCGGCGGGGCGCTCGCCACCGCCGTCGCGCTGGGCTGCTACGCCACCGGCCTGCTCGACAACGCGGCGCTGGCGATCGCGGCCAGCATCATCGTGTTGCTGTCCGGGATGACCGTGGTCGGCTCGATGCAGGACGCCATCACCGGCTACAACGTGACCGCGGCGGGCCGGATAGCCGAGCTGGCCCTGATGTCGGCCGGGTTGATCGCCGGGGTGGTGCTGTCGCTGTACATCGGCATGCGGATCGGCGGGGACAGCGTCGGCAGCCTCGACGCGCAAGCCCTGGGGCGCGCCGAAGTGCTGGCACCGGCCCTGCACCTGCCGGTGCAGATGCTCGCTGGTGCTTCCACCTCGGCCTGCTTCGCGCTCGCCAGCTACGCGCCGCCGCGGCCGCTGCTCGCGGGCGGGATCGGCGGTGCCGTGGCCGCCGCGGTGCACGCGCTTTTGACGCTGGCCGACGTGCACTCCGTGCTGGCCGGGGCGGTGGCGACCACCGTGGTCGGTTTCATCGGCGGGCTCATCGCGCGGCGGCTGCGGATTCCCGCGCTGGTGATCGCCGTTTCCGGCGTCGCGCCGCTGCTGCCAGGGTTGGCGACCTACCGCGGGCTGTACGAGCTGTCCGTGCTGGGCAGCCCGACCGGCGTCGCCACGCTGATGCTCGCCGTCGCCACGGGTCTCGCGCTCGGCGCCGGGGTGGTGCTCGGCGAATACCTCGCACAGCCGGTTCGCACCAGGCTCGGTAGGTTGGAACGCCGTTTCTCCGGGCCGCGGATGTCCGGTCCGCTGCGTCCCGCGAAACGGCGGCTGGACTGA
- a CDS encoding chitinase, with product MVGRKKRLLRTGLVASFVAAVSFSQVAAGYEAPRAANASNPAPAAETCPVKSKPAGKVLHGYWENWDGAVNGVHPPFGWTPITDPAIREHGYNVINAAFPVIRSDGTVLWEDGMDSAVKVATPAEMCQAKADGLTILMSIGGATAGIDLSSSAVADRFVETVVPILQKYNFDGIDIDIETGLSGSGNINELSPSQGNLIRIIDGVLAKMPPEFGLTMAPETAYVTGGSVTYGSIWGAYLPIVKKYADNGRLWWLNMQYYNGSMYGCSGDSYQAGTVQGFTAQTDCLDEGLVVQGTTIRVPYDKQVPGLPAQPGAGGGHMSPNLVAQAWNHYNGSLKGLMTWSINWDGSKSWTFGDNAKALQGR from the coding sequence ATGGTTGGTCGGAAGAAACGCCTGCTGAGAACCGGATTGGTGGCGTCGTTCGTCGCCGCTGTGTCGTTCTCCCAGGTCGCCGCGGGGTACGAGGCGCCGCGGGCGGCGAACGCCTCGAACCCGGCCCCGGCGGCGGAAACCTGTCCGGTGAAATCGAAACCGGCGGGCAAGGTGCTCCACGGGTACTGGGAAAACTGGGACGGCGCGGTAAACGGGGTGCACCCGCCGTTCGGCTGGACCCCGATCACGGATCCGGCCATTCGCGAGCACGGCTACAACGTGATCAACGCGGCTTTCCCGGTCATCCGCTCGGACGGCACCGTCCTGTGGGAGGACGGGATGGACAGCGCGGTGAAGGTGGCCACGCCGGCCGAGATGTGCCAGGCCAAGGCGGACGGGCTCACGATCCTGATGTCCATCGGCGGCGCGACGGCTGGGATCGACCTGTCTTCCAGCGCCGTCGCCGACCGGTTCGTCGAGACCGTGGTGCCGATCCTGCAGAAGTACAACTTCGACGGCATCGACATCGACATCGAGACCGGCCTCAGCGGCAGCGGCAACATCAACGAGCTCTCGCCGTCGCAGGGCAACCTGATCCGCATCATCGACGGCGTGCTCGCCAAGATGCCCCCGGAATTCGGGTTGACGATGGCGCCGGAAACCGCGTACGTCACCGGCGGCAGCGTGACCTACGGATCGATCTGGGGCGCATACCTGCCGATCGTGAAGAAGTACGCGGACAACGGCCGGCTCTGGTGGCTGAACATGCAGTACTACAACGGAAGCATGTACGGCTGTTCGGGTGATTCGTACCAGGCCGGCACGGTGCAGGGATTCACGGCGCAGACGGATTGCCTGGACGAGGGGCTGGTCGTCCAGGGCACCACGATCCGGGTCCCCTACGACAAGCAGGTTCCCGGGTTGCCGGCCCAGCCGGGCGCGGGTGGCGGTCACATGTCGCCCAACCTGGTCGCCCAGGCCTGGAACCACTACAACGGCAGCCTGAAGGGCCTGATGACCTGGTCGATCAACTGGGACGGCTCCAAGTCCTGGACCTTCGGCGACAACGCGAAGGCGCTCCAGGGCCGTTGA
- a CDS encoding DUF2127 domain-containing protein → MAAETTMTDKLFRVAVLLKGLDGAVQLIGGVLLIFLPPDIVTRFAHAVVTRDLLGPPAGTLAGHFEEAAQHFASGGSTFVIAYLIAHGVIKIGLVIGLLLKIMPLYPVALTALGLFVIFEVLRAVQTRSIALPFFAALDVVIIILVLREYLELRRRPQ, encoded by the coding sequence ATGGCCGCCGAAACCACGATGACGGACAAGCTGTTCCGCGTCGCCGTGCTGCTCAAGGGACTGGACGGCGCGGTGCAGCTGATCGGCGGGGTGCTGCTGATCTTCTTGCCCCCCGACATCGTCACCCGGTTCGCGCACGCCGTCGTCACGCGGGACCTGCTGGGCCCGCCGGCCGGAACCCTGGCCGGGCACTTCGAGGAAGCTGCGCAGCACTTCGCCAGCGGCGGCAGCACGTTCGTGATCGCCTACCTGATCGCCCACGGCGTGATCAAGATCGGCCTGGTGATCGGCCTGCTGCTCAAGATCATGCCGCTGTACCCGGTGGCACTGACCGCCCTGGGCCTGTTCGTGATCTTCGAGGTGCTGCGCGCGGTGCAGACGAGGTCGATCGCGCTGCCGTTCTTCGCGGCGCTGGATGTGGTGATCATCATCCTCGTGCTCCGGGAATACCTCGAATTGCGCCGCCGGCCCCAGTGA
- a CDS encoding DUF3099 domain-containing protein: protein MRRRQHDEPVLITDAAPSFDEEQRHRKRVYAVLMVVHLVGFTAAGLLAHIWWLALGIVAVTGALPWAAVVLANDRTSQRGQRRMRRGGGPAIEDRHHDQIDI from the coding sequence ATGCGGCGACGGCAGCACGACGAGCCGGTGCTGATCACCGATGCGGCACCGTCCTTTGACGAGGAGCAGCGGCACCGCAAGCGGGTCTACGCCGTTCTGATGGTGGTGCACCTGGTGGGCTTCACCGCCGCCGGGCTGCTGGCGCACATCTGGTGGCTCGCGCTCGGCATCGTGGCCGTCACCGGCGCCCTGCCGTGGGCCGCGGTCGTCCTGGCCAACGACCGCACGTCCCAGCGCGGTCAGCGCCGGATGCGACGTGGTGGCGGCCCCGCCATCGAGGACCGCCACCACGACCAGATCGATATTTGA